From a region of the Sesamum indicum cultivar Zhongzhi No. 13 linkage group LG3, S_indicum_v1.0, whole genome shotgun sequence genome:
- the LOC105157625 gene encoding coiled-coil domain-containing protein 9-like, producing MAYQSLSISLSACTPTTAGLAASPPLTSSTFRASSSNTCSLLPPLNCFYRTHTASVTRGRRRSWIVGMAPEEEKMTRRSPLDFPIEWERPKPGRRPDIFPQFSPMKTPLPPPLPADPPEEDEEEEEEKKEEEEENPEEEDPDKPEQ from the exons ATGGCGTATCAGTCCCTATCCATCTCTCTATCAGCTTGTACCCCGACAACGGCGGGTTTAGCCGCCTCGCCTCCTTTAACCTCATCCACATTTAGGGCCTCCTCTTCAAACACCTGTTCTCTGCTGCCGCCTTTGAATTGTTTCTATAGAACCCATACCGCGAGCGTGACGCGTGGCCGGCGGAGGTCATGGATTGTGGGTATGGCTCCGGAAGAAGAGAAGATGACTCGCCGTTCTCCTCTTGATTTTCCAATC GAGTGGGAAAGGCCGAAGCCTGGAAGGAGACCTGACATTTTCCCTCAGTTCAGCCCAATGAAAACTCCATTACCCCCACCGCTGCCAGCTGATCCTccagaagaagatgaagaagaggaagaagagaagaaagaagaagaagaggaaaatcCTGAGGAGGAGGATCCAGACAAGCCAGAGCAGTAG